Below is a window of Pedobacter africanus DNA.
CGTTTTAGGTTCCTTTTGGGCACCAGAACTGATTACAAAATGGATGTTCCTGGATTTTACCCCTTTGTCGAACATTGCACCAATGTAGTCTTTCAGGCCGGTACGAATGTCTGCAGTACTGGCCATGCCTTCGTATACGAAGGATTTACCAAAGTCTTTAGAAATGATCTCCCAGCGTTTCTCCTTGTCAATGTTCACCACAAAAGAGTTAAAGCCAGAGGCACCTACCTCTACCACACCTTTATATTCTCCGTTAACCGGCTTTTCAGGGGTATAATTAAAAGTCCTTTCCTCGTCAGCACCCTTTACAGCAGGGGCAGACATGCCGATACTTGTAGTGTCACTATCGGGACTGCTGCCAGCAGGCACTGCATCAAATTTTCCGCTTTGAACCGCCCAATAGCCTGCACCAATAATAGGAGCTGCTATAATTAATGCTTTTATTGGCCAGCGTAATCTGGCCCAGGTTGATTGTTCTTCCATTTTTTTGTTTTATATAAGTTGATTGTTTGATTAATCCAGGAGGGTAAAGCCCTTATCTACTTTTTCTTCCGCTTTAAGTTCGTACGATGAATCGGCCATCTGACTTACGTTAAGCATTTTAAGGTTACGTTCGTCAACTTTATGGATGAACTCTTCAAGTTCGCTTTGAGAGGGTGCACCGCCAACGGTGATGTTATTGTTCTGATCCAGAAAATCAAGATTAGAGCGGATTGAAGCAATGTTTTGGCTAATGGCGCCAGTGGCGGCATTCATGGCCTCCTGAAATACCCATCCGTCTTTGATGTTAAACACTTCAGCAAGACCATCAGTAGCATTTTTCATTTTCTGTGTAGCTTCCAGCTTTTTGGAGATAATGGAAATGCTGCTGTCGAGCGTACTCACATAGATCCGGGCTGCACTTTCATTGTCTTTTAAAACTTCCAGTACTTTGGCAAACTGATTCGCATACTGTACATAGCTTCGGGCATTTTGTTCTTCAGCTTCCCCTTCTTTACCCAGTAAAAATGCTTTGGTACGGGTTTCTTTGGCGTCCCGACCGTATTCATTTGCTTTTTCGTTATTGTTGTTGGCATTTTCCTGCTTTGCTTTTTCATCCAGACTGGCGGCTTCAACAGTAAACCGCTTGGCATAAGTATATTTCTCCTCTGCAGTTTTTTGTGCTGTCTCCCCACTTTGGATCATATCAATTCTAACACCATCTACATTTGCAATTTTGTCTTTAACGCGTTTTAAAGTGTCTTTAGCATCTCTGGAGAGCAGCTGTAGTGTCTCAACAGGATTGTTTCTTATCACTGCTTTTTCACCTTTAAAAAGAAGAACAGTTCCCAAACGGTGGAGCAGGGCAATTATCTTGGGCGCCAGTAACAACAGGGTAATCAGCAGGATACTAAATATGACAAACAGGATACTTTTTCCTGCATAAAGCAGCATTGTGGGCAGAAACTTAAAAAAAGCATAGGCACCACCCAGAATGATCACCCAGAATAAAATACTGGAAATGGTCTTTTTAGCCTCAGGTGTTTGCATCTGGCTAGGCAAGTGATCTCCCAGTACCTGAAATATGGGGAGTTGGCTTTTCAATTCGGCCGGAATGTTGACATATTGATTTTTGTTTTCCATAGTAGGGTTTTAGTTTATGTTGGTTTCAATGATGCCAAGGGCATTCTTGATATCGTTAATCACTTCGGTTACAGCGGTGTTACCAATCGAAATCTTATGGTCAATATCCTGGAGCTGAGGCGTATATTTTCCATTGATCTCTTTTAGGTCTTTTTGTTTTGCGGCTAATTTCTCCTGTAATTCCGCAATTTTTTTTTCAAGCGATTGGATTTCATCGCTTAAATTTGCTTTTTCAGTCAGCAGATTTTGCTCGATACTTTGTTTTTGTTGCTGTTTCTGCGCGGTCTCCTTGTCAATGACTTGCTTAAGGCCTGTTGAGTAATGCTGGGCCGATCTGATGAGCTTGGTCTTGTCCAGGGTTTTATCTACATACTTCAAAGATGTGAAGGCTGCTTTGATGGAACTGGCGTCAACACGGCCCATTTCTGCTGCTGCATTCCAGACTTCAAAAAAGTCGATCCCGGGTTCGTTCATCTGTTCCAGTATTTCCAAAACTTTAACCTTCATTTGTTTCAAATCTGTAGCCGGTAAACCGCTCGTATTTTGCGTTAGATTAGCTTCGGGCGCAAGAGTTACATTTTCTGCCGATTTTGTTTCGGAAACAGGCTTAGGTATTGCCGGCTTCAATTCCGGGTTTGCCATTTCATTACTGTCAACAAAAATCAGTTTTTTTAAACTTCTTAAAATTCCAAATGGTTCATTCACCGGTTCTTCACTCATAATTCAATATTATCTGTAGCTAAAATAACAAAAAAGAATACAAGTGGACAGTTTAATGTGCATAAAAAAAGCCTCTTCCCGAGGCTTCTAAGAACTAAAGTATTTTTTTAGAAGATCTTCCAGTTCTTTTGGGAACAGCGGTTTTTTTAACAGTTTCACTACATGTAGGCTTGCCTCAGCTTTCTTGATGTCTCCGAAATCCAGTGTGGAGGAAAGCATAGCGATCAGACACTTTTCAGTAAGTTTTTTAGGTAGTTTTTTGTAGAACTCCAGGAATTCAAAACCGTCCATGTCGGGCATTTGTATATCGAGTAAAATAAAATCAGGCAATTTTTTTCCATCGCTCATAGCCCTGTTTAAATAGGCAAGCCCTTCATCTCCGGATTGACATACAACAATTTCGTCAAACAGATTTGAAATTTTAATGATCTTTGAGTTGATTTTAAGATCTACATCATTGTCATCAATTAATAATACTGTTCTATGGTTATTTAACATTGGGGATGGTTATTTTAAAGGTAGTGCCCTCAGCTGGATCAGAGCTTACGGCTATTTTTCCATTAATCTTATTTAGTGCCTCTTTGACAATAAATAAGCCTAATCCGCTACCATGGTTAACTTTACTTTTGAAGAACTGGGTAAATATCTTTTCCAGGTGTTCGTTCAGGATGCCCATGCCGTTGTCGTGAATGGAAATTTCAACCAGGTCCTTTCTTACTTCTACATGTACGTTTACCTTTTTATTGACCTCTGTCTCTTTCTGGTATTTTATGGCATTGGAAATGAGGTTCCCTAATATGACCTCAATGCGGAATGCATCACCATAAAAGGGGACTTCCTGATTAATGTTAACTGTAAATGAAGTTTCTTTATCGGCATATGAATACAAGTCAATCAGCTCGGGTAACAGTTTATGAAAATCTACCAGGGTATGTTCAGAGATAGTTTTATTGTTTTTATAATACTGAAGCGTTTTCTGGATATAATAGTCCAGCTTATTGGAACAGGTTTCTATAAGGCTCCAGTACTCACCGCTGGATTCGTATAAGCCCTCCATCTTTACCAGGTTAACAATACCCATAGCCGATACCAATGGTGCCCTGAGTTCATGCGAAATGCTGTAAATAAACCTGTTGAGCTCATCATTTGTTTTTTCGAGCTCAGCTATTTTATTTCTGAGATCAATTTTCGACCGGTAAGCATCGTAAGCATTTTTGATCGAATTGTGCAGTTCCAGATCATTCCATGGCTTGGTAATATACCTGTAGATGTCACCATGATTAATGGCATCTGCAAGTGCTTCTATATCTGTATAACCTGTTAGCAATATCCTTATCGGATCAGGATAGGTATCTGTAATGCTTTTAAAAAACTCTACACCGGTGGTTCCAGGCATTTTCTGGTCGGCCAGGATTACGTGTACGGAAACATTTTCCAGGATCTTTAAACCATCTGCAGCAGATATTGCCGTATATATTTCATATTACCTTCTAAAACTTGCCTTAAATGCCTGCAAGTTGTTTTCTTCATCATCAATATATAGAACTCTTACATTGGGTGCACTCATAGTACGGGCGTTGTTATTTAGTATTTACAGGTAATGTGATGATGAATTCTGTACCTTGACCTACCTCGGAAAGAACATCGATATGACCTTTATGTTTCTCAATAATACTAAAAACAATTGATAAACCCAGGCCTGTTCCCTCTCCAACTTCTTTTGTAGTAAAAAAAGGTTCAAATATTTTATGTTTGACTTCGTCTGTCATACCCGTTCCGGTATCCTTAATGCTTATTTTAACCACATTTTCTTCATACCAGGTATGGATGGTCAGCAATTCTTCTTCCCTGTTCTTGCCATTTGATTTGATGGCCTGAATGGCATTGGAAATCAGGTTCATAAATACCTGGTTGATTTTACCAGGAAGGCACTCCACTTTTGGAAGGTTGCCCAGATCTTTAATAACCTTCAGGTTATCCGGCATAGAGTTTCTGACCAGAACCAGGGTAGATTGCAGCCCTTCGTTCAGGTCTATTGGCTTCAGGTCATCTTCGTCCAAACGGCTGAAGTTCCTCAGGCTCCGAATGATTTCAGCTGTTCTTTTAGCCCCATCCGTTATCCCAATCAACAGATTCTCTATCTCGCTATTGATAAAATCCAGGTCTATCTGTTTTTTAAAGGCCTCTATTTCCTGCAGTTGTTCATTTACATTTGGCGAAGTATAATCAATCTGTTCGTATCGTGTAATGATTTCTTTCAGGTCATCTATATCCAGTTGTAATGGCTTGATGTTAGAAGTAACAAAGTTTATAGGGTTATTGATCTCGTGTGCAATCCCGGCAGTTAACTGGCCTAATGCAGCCATTTTCTCTGCATCAACCAGTTGCGACTGGGTTTCCTTTAAATTGGTAAGCGCAACGTTCAAACTCGAATTGGTATTTTGTAATTCGATGGTACGTTCATTTACTTTATTTTCCAGTTCAATATTTTGTTCTCTTACCAGACGTTCGTTTTCTTTAAGTGCCATCAATGCCTGTTTCTGCGCCAGTTCATTTTGGTTTTTAAAGAAGTTGATCCGGTCTGCCAATGCAAATGATAGCAACAGTACTTCCAGAACCGAGGCAAACTGAACTGAATAGGTAGAAAAAATGGAATATTTGATGATCTCGTAATCTTTCAGAATAAAGATCATCATTCCAATAAACAGGAACGACCAGGAGGCCAGGTAATAACCAGCTGGCTTAAAGTTCTTTTTATAATAGGCATTTAAGGCACTGATGAAGGTAACGATAGAGCCTCCAAAAATAGAAACCTGCATGCCAATAAAAGATACCTTCTTATAACCCATAAACAATACTATAGTGCTGATTACGGTTAATACCAGCATTATATTTAATATGGTATGTAACTTTGGCGTGTTTTTTTTGGTGTTTAAGAACGATTTGGTAAACAGAATCGAAGCAATTAGTCCCAGGTTGGAAAACAGGATAACTGAAATGCTGTTAAACCAGAGACTATTGATGTAAAAGTATTTGTCAAAATACCCCTGTATAGTAGTTTGGGTAAGCCATGTAAACAGGATACAAAATATGTAATTCAGGTAACTGACGTCCTTTACGCTAAAAAAAAGAAAAAGATTATAGGCAAACATAATCATCATGATGCCGGTGTAAATCCCAAAAAATACATCTCTTAGTGAAAAAAGCTCTAATAGATTACTGCTTTTACTGATAAAAACGGGGGAGATTACCACGTCATCTGAATGTAGTTTGATGTAAATAACAGGGTTTGATGCGATGATATCCTTAGGGATTTTGAATGTTTTAAGGTTGCCTGAATTTTCCATGGAAGCAACCAGGGTATAATTGTTGTATTCAAATTTCTTTAAAACTTTATTGTCCTTTACAAAATAAACCTCTGCCTGTTTTAACCGGGGCTGATCAATCAGGATATTTACATACTTTGTGAGGTCTATATAAGATGGAACAACCGTCTTTATCCAAACCGGATATGGGTAATTACCGATATTGATGATGTTGGATACCGGATTCTGAAATTCTGCGTCTTTAGCCATTACAGTGTAAATACCAACGGTGTCCGATTTACTGATATAAAGCTTTGAAAAGTGCAGGATGTTTACCAGTGAATCCTGTGTATGGGCCTGGACACCTCCAGCACCGCTGGTGCCCGCAAGCAAGGTATGGTGTGCTGAGACTTGGTTATAAAATCCAAAGAGCAGCATTAAGCTGAATACAGCCAGGTTTCTAATGTGCTTTACGATCATAATGCAATATCGATGTGGACATCTATAAAACCATCATTTGCCTTATTGGGAATCTGGAATATTTGTTTTGGGTTGGCTTTGAAAGAGAAGATGTTGTTACGCACTTCATCAATGGCCAGCGGTAAAGTTTCCAGTTCATCAGTAATTACCGCTGTTGCTGTAAGATCTTCTTTTGGGTAGTAAAAACGGCCATTTATTCCAATCTCAGTAATTACCCTGAAGCCACCTCTTACTGCATTACGATGGGTAGCAGGGGCTGTTAGACCAAAAAGTGTGGTTAAACCGATAAGGCTGGACAGCGCAACGCTCACCTGGCTTAAAAACAGACTGCCCACACCCAAACCTGCAATCTCCCATGAATTCCATACGCCACAAAGTTCACCTGTGCCCTTGGCCGTCCGTTCGCTTACCATTGTATGTATTTTGTCATCCATATAACCCACAGCTTCTTCAATAGGAAGCGGGTTAATACCGTTTGCGCGGTGGATCCGGGACCCTGCAAGGGCCTTTCCGTTTTCCTCGGCGCTTACCAGTACGGCATAAACATCGGGGTTCAGCACCCAATCTATTTTTGCCGAAGTAATTTTAGTAATGCCAAATATTTCTAATACGTGTGTGTGCCCCTCAATAAATTTCATGCAGGCCGCCCGATCGTCTACGGCCCTGAAAGCTTTAAAATAAAGCTTATTGATCTGCGGTTTATGCTGTTCCAATGGATAAAGTTTTATTTAAAGGTTTTCTAATTGTACGTTGTGGTGATGATTCTGCTTTAAAAATTCTAAACAAAAATATTTCTGCAATATTATCAGTTATTTTAAACAAATGCTTGAATTTTTGATGCAAATTGAAAATTTGATTTCTATTTTCTTCTGACAGGTCATTTAATTCCTGAAAATTATTCTTGTAAAAGAAGATTAAAGGAACATTTACGGGGTGTATTTGATAGCCTAATGCAGTGGCTGCCAGCCACATTTTTTCTACTGCCATGCCACCTTTCAGGTAATTTAAAGGATTGCTTTCCGGTAGTGTAATTAAGCCAATTGCGGGGGATGATTGGAATTGCTTCAAGGCAAGTTTTTTAAAGGCACTGCCGCCTTTTATCTTTTTCAGGAACTGAACTGCCCTTTCGTCTTTCATTAACCTCAACCCAATCTGATCGTTATTGCTCAGGTCAAGGGTATTGATACCAATGCCATCTTCAGTTTCTGTAATTTCTTCTTTGGTCCAGCGCATTTCTTTTACAATGAAATCATGGTGTGCTGCCGGAATAAACATCCGAAGCAGGTCAGCTTCGCCTGAAATTTCGCCCAATGCAGTTTTCTCTTCAGCTCCTTTGAGCCATTGCAGGTTAATTTCGCTGCCGCCAATTGTATTTTGAAGCTCCTGAAGGTCAGTCTCGCTGATTTCCTGCGTCAGGCCGGCGTTACGATTGGTATGCCTATTGGCAATCTGCGCCGCCAGGCTTTTTTCCTGTTCACTGGCCTGCCCACCGGTTTTAAAGCTAAACAGGGCAATGTGCTCCGGGAAATGCTCCGGAGTGAATTGCCAGTTTACAACCAGTCCTTTCACAGCAGCTTCCAGCAGCAGGTTTTCTATGGCTGCACCGAGTGATGTATAGCTGGAAATGTAATCCGGGTCCAAATAAGCACCTGATACTTTCCTGTTCATAAACAAATGCAAGGTTCCTTGCCTGTAGTGCCAGTGCCATGGCTGGTTGTTACCTCCAGAAGGTGCTTTCCCGGCGGCTGCAATCAGCGTCGCTATCAGCTCTTCAGAGAGCAGATCACCACTGGTTTCGGTTTTTATCTTTCTGTCCGATAGCAGCTGTTCAACTTCGGAAACAGACAATTGTTTAGCTGCTTTTTCCTGATCATTTTCAGCTTTCGGATTTTCATCAGAGATCAGTTCGTCCATATCTATAAAGAACCTGCCCGATACCTTTAAACCTCCCAGCAAGATTTTTCTCGAAAGATCGGCCGTAATTCCACCACCATAGGTTACCGCACTCGCCAGTTGGGGCCAGGTAGAAATGGTAGTCATAATCTCGATTGCCGAGGCTTTCATGCGCGGAGAAAGTGTTTCTACCCCAGTAACAGGGGCTATATAAGGGAGCTTTTCATCCAGGCTTTTCAGATTTTTGAAAGCGGCCATGTCCATGTGCGCTACATAACCATGTAAAACAGGTCTGTCCGGCTCAAGGTCAAAGCGTTCAATATCTATGGTACACCTGTCGCTGCCTTCCATTAAAACAGGGATACCAAGTGCTTTCGCTTTTTCGCGGGCACTGATCTTTACGTCGAAACTATCGCACTCATCAATCAAAAGATCAAGTTTTCCGTTCCCGGTTAAAAAAATAGCTATATTCTCGTCGGTAATGCCCTCATGAAAACAAACCACATTTAAGTAGGGATCAATTTCTGCAATTTCACGGGCAACAATAACCGTTTTTTGAAGATGGATATTGTGAACACCTGTTCTGATGCGGTTCAGATTGGAAAGGTCAAGCGCATCGAAATCTGCTATCCGCAGTTCTCCGAAGCCCCTTTCAATAGCAAGGGTCAGTGAAACAGATTGCCCAACCGAAAGCCCCATTACACCAATCTTTTTATTGGAAAGGCTTAATTGTTCTTCGGCTGTTATTTTATGTTTGTTCCTGTTTGTCCTAACCACCGCAAACTCTTCTTCATCCAGTAAATGCACCAGTTTCGCCGACCAGGGATAATATACCCACAGGCCATAGTCCTCAGCAGGGGTACTTCCAAAATGAGCACTACTCAGTTCCTCCAACCGGTTACCTCCAATGCCGGGGTTCAGGCATTTTATCAGCTCAGTTACCTGGGCCTGGATGGTGTCAAAAATCTGTATGTGCGGGTTTTTAATTAAAAGATCTGCAAGATTTTGCTTTTCGGTACTGTTTTTGGTATTAAATAATATGGGTTTGTAGCTGGTATTTAATTGTTGGGTCTGATGGATTCGTGCTTCAAAATTGGTATCTGAATAAGCTTGGAACTGCATTTCTTTATGTATGTATGCGATAAAAATAAAAAAAAATAGGTAAATTATTGAAAGAACTAAAAATAGGCTTTTAAGAGTAATAATAAAAAAGTATTTTTAACTTTTATTTCCAAACAAATGAATGTGAATATCCTATATGTTGATGATGAACCTCATAACTTAAGTGCCTTCAAAGCTACTTACAGGAGGTTGTATAATGTTTTTACCGCTGAGTCTGCTGATGAGGGCAGAGTTATTTTAGATAAGGAAGAAATTCATATCATCATCACCGATCAGAGAATGCCCAAAACAACGGGCGTAGAGTTCCTGGCATCGATATTAGAGAAGCATCCTGATCCGATAAGGATGATCTTAACGGGTTATACGGATATTGATGCAGTAATTGATGCCATTAACAAAGGACAGGTTTACCGGTACATCCAAAAGCCATGGATGGAGGCAGATCTGAAGATCAATATTGAAAAAGCATATGAGATTTATATGCTCAGAAAAGAGAACAGGGACCTGACAGCAAAATTATTACTTGCAAATCAACAACTTGAATTTTTATTACGACAAAATCTATTATCTTAGATATCCTATTTAAGGGATATCTAAGTTATGTGTTACAGATGGGGTTTAATGCTATGGATGCTCTCATGCTTCCTGTGTTTTGCTGCGGAAGCCCAGAACATTTCCAATGAAGGGAAAGCGTTTTGGGCTGTATTTCCCAGTCACGACCCCTCCAGGAATGGCAATACCGGAATTCCTGCCCTGGCCAATGTACGTATTTACATTACTGCCAAAGTTGCTTCTGAAGTAACCGTTAGTTGTGGAACATTTAACCCGGCACCGGTACCTGTTCCTGCAAATACAGTGGTATGGGTTGACGTTCCCAGGTCAGCTGCCTATATTGATGAAATCACAGATGTCAACAGAAGTGTTCCTGGTAAAGGCATTCATGTTCAGGTTACGCCCGGGCATGAAAAAGTAGCAGTATTTGAACACATCTATGCCGGTGCACGGTCTGCAGCGTCACTTATTCTTCCTATAGAGGCTTTGGGTAGGGAATATTATTCTATGAACTATACACAGGACCAGAGCAACAGGGAAACCAGTAAAAACTTCCTGGTCCTGGTCGCTGCAAATCCCGATACCAGGCTTATTGTCCATAAAAAGGATGGTTCAACTTTTCCTGTACTGCTCACAAATGCCGGAGATGTATATGAATATATGCCTGCTGACCGTGAAGACCTCACTGGTGTTTATGTGGAAATTGACCCCGCCTCTCCCGATAATTGTAACAAGCGTTTTGCAGCCTATTCGGGTAGTACATCGCTCATCATAGGTTGTAACGGCTCCCGTGATCCGCTGTTTCAGCAATTGTACCCTCCGGGCAGCTGGGGCAAAAATTATGGTGTGGCACCTTTTAAAGACCGGCGCTACGTACTGAGGGTACTTGCGCAGCAGGACAATACCCAGGTACAGATCGATGGGCAGTCCTATACTTTAAATAAAGGTGGATTTTTTACAAGCGCTGAACTGACCGAGGCTTCTTTTATCACTGCCGATAAGAACGTTAGTGTGGCGCAGTATTCGCTTACCCAGGCCTGTTCATCAGTCAATGGCGACGAGTTGATTGGCGATCCGGAAATGGTGCTCCTTAATCCTGTTGAATTTAATGTAAAGTCAACCACACTTTTTTCTTCTGATCAACAGAATATTGATCATAGGTATATCAACGTACTGATGAAAACCTCCGCCACCTCAACTTTTAAGGTCAACGGGCAGGTACTAAGTGCAACCTGGAACCCTGTGCCATCCAATCCAGGCTATTCCTATACACAGATCGAGATCACAGACATCAGTTCCTATCTTACCGCCAATGAAGGTTTTAATGCGGTAGCCTATGGTTTTGGTGATCATGAATCTTATGCCTATTCTGCCGGCACCAACCTTGCCGCCAATACTTATTTCCTGGTAACCAACAAAATTACCCAGCGGGATGCCCGGAACGCCTGCCTTGGGCAGGAATCAGATTTTAAAGTCATTTTACCTTACCTGGTCTCCAAAATTACCTGGAAGCTGGATGATGGCGCGGAAGAAGAGGGGCCACTGAACCCGAAGGTCATTACTGCGTCTGATGGCAGCCTGTCTTATGCATACAGCTATGACAAAAACATTACGTTTTCTGCATTGGGGCAACATCAGGTTGTTATCAAAATAGAATTGCCCAACGATGGGAGCGGCTGCCTGAGCGAAGGTGCTGAATTTATCTATCCATTTGATGTGTTCCCACTGCCCACAGCAGATTTCAATGTGGCTGCCGACAATTGTCCGGATACAGAAATTCAGTTTACAGACCTCAGTACTTCAAATTTACCGGACCACCGTCCTTTAAATAAGTGGTTATGGGATTTTGGCGACAATACTACCTCAACAGCGCAAAACCCTAAACACGTTTATGCTTCGTCAGGACCCTTTGAGGTAAAACTTTCTGTAGGTCTTGATGAAGGGTGTATGTCGGATGTCAAGACATTTACCATTCATATCCGCCCTAAAATCAATGCTGCTTTGTCTGCCCCTGCAAACGGCTGCATCAACAAGGAAATTGCTTTTGCTGATGCCTCTTCCTCCGCTGCAGGCCCTATGGTTTCCTGGCAATGGGATTTTGGTGATGGTTCAGCGGTTTCCATCCAGCAGCATCCCAAACATACTTACCTCAGTGCAGGTACCTATACCGTTACACTGATCACCAGGACTGCCAATGGTTGCCAAAGTTTGCCCGCAAAAAGTGAGGTCGTAATCCATAGTTTGCCGGTTGTTGATTTTACCTTGCCAAGGGTATGTGTGAATGATGTAGCTCAGTTCACCAACAAATCGGCAAATGTGGATGCAACTACTGCAGGCCTGATTTATTCCTGGGATTTTGGCGATGGGACTGCTTTGGCTGCCGATAATGTGTCGACCCAGGTCAATGGCAGTCATCAATACCGTACCGGAGGTATCTATACCGTAACATTAACGGCTACCAATGCCAATGGCTGCTCATTTTCCGTTTCCAAACAGTTTACCGTAAACGGTGGGCATATCAGGCCTGCATTTGAGGTTGAGAATAAAAATGCGCTTTGCAGCAACCGGAAAATTACTGTTCAGAACAAATCCACAATCAACAGCGGAAAGATAATCAGGTTGGTCTGGTATATAGATAACGCAGAAAAACTGACCGTAAATGATCCCGACCCGGATGCTTTTTATGAACTCAGCCCGCCTGTTGCTATCAGTCCCGCAGCCCAAACCATAGCCATTAAGTTACTGGCCTACTCGGGCGATAATTGTGTAGAACCGCTGACTGAAAATGTTACGCTTTATCCTGCTCCGGCATTGGTTTTTGATCCGATTGCCCCAGTCTGCCTGAATTCTGCAATATTCAGGATACAAAGTGCAAGAGAAACCCTGGGTATTCCTCCGCAAAATTCAAGCTATTCCGGTCCGGGCATCATTAGTGCCGATGGATATTTTGATCCCCGGCAGGCAGGAGTGGGCACCCATACACTAACTTATCACTACAGTTCTGCCGCAGGTTGTGAAGAAAGCGTTACACAGGTTGTCACCGTACAGCCCTTGCCCGAACTGGACCTCAAGCGGGACATCTATTTACTCTCTGGGGGTGAAATCAGGATAGATGCCCGGGCCAGTGGAAACAACCTGCGTTACAAATGGGTACCAGCCACTGGCTTAGACCGTGACGATGTGTTGAACCCTGTCGTTAAAATTGATGAAGACCGGGAGTATACGCTCACCGTTACCACGGGACTGGGCTGCAGTATTACTGGCAGTGTAA
It encodes the following:
- a CDS encoding PKD domain-containing protein, with the translated sequence MCYRWGLMLWMLSCFLCFAAEAQNISNEGKAFWAVFPSHDPSRNGNTGIPALANVRIYITAKVASEVTVSCGTFNPAPVPVPANTVVWVDVPRSAAYIDEITDVNRSVPGKGIHVQVTPGHEKVAVFEHIYAGARSAASLILPIEALGREYYSMNYTQDQSNRETSKNFLVLVAANPDTRLIVHKKDGSTFPVLLTNAGDVYEYMPADREDLTGVYVEIDPASPDNCNKRFAAYSGSTSLIIGCNGSRDPLFQQLYPPGSWGKNYGVAPFKDRRYVLRVLAQQDNTQVQIDGQSYTLNKGGFFTSAELTEASFITADKNVSVAQYSLTQACSSVNGDELIGDPEMVLLNPVEFNVKSTTLFSSDQQNIDHRYINVLMKTSATSTFKVNGQVLSATWNPVPSNPGYSYTQIEITDISSYLTANEGFNAVAYGFGDHESYAYSAGTNLAANTYFLVTNKITQRDARNACLGQESDFKVILPYLVSKITWKLDDGAEEEGPLNPKVITASDGSLSYAYSYDKNITFSALGQHQVVIKIELPNDGSGCLSEGAEFIYPFDVFPLPTADFNVAADNCPDTEIQFTDLSTSNLPDHRPLNKWLWDFGDNTTSTAQNPKHVYASSGPFEVKLSVGLDEGCMSDVKTFTIHIRPKINAALSAPANGCINKEIAFADASSSAAGPMVSWQWDFGDGSAVSIQQHPKHTYLSAGTYTVTLITRTANGCQSLPAKSEVVIHSLPVVDFTLPRVCVNDVAQFTNKSANVDATTAGLIYSWDFGDGTALAADNVSTQVNGSHQYRTGGIYTVTLTATNANGCSFSVSKQFTVNGGHIRPAFEVENKNALCSNRKITVQNKSTINSGKIIRLVWYIDNAEKLTVNDPDPDAFYELSPPVAISPAAQTIAIKLLAYSGDNCVEPLTENVTLYPAPALVFDPIAPVCLNSAIFRIQSARETLGIPPQNSSYSGPGIISADGYFDPRQAGVGTHTLTYHYSSAAGCEESVTQVVTVQPLPELDLKRDIYLLSGGEIRIDARASGNNLRYKWVPATGLDRDDVLNPVVKIDEDREYTLTVTTGLGCSITGSVKVHLVSSINAANAFSPNGDGVNDTWVLKYIETYPNVAVDVFNRYGEKVFSSQGYSVPFDGNYNGKQLPVGTYYYIINPKNGKKLIKGALTLVR